The Phyllopteryx taeniolatus isolate TA_2022b chromosome 14, UOR_Ptae_1.2, whole genome shotgun sequence genome has a window encoding:
- the mep1bb gene encoding meprin A subunit beta isoform X2, whose amino-acid sequence MAGGTPARVSLALHAAWLLCGAALCVPREIFQDFDVDGGRDLDIFEINEEAGLNLVEGDIVLGEKQSRNSVVGEEYRWPTTIPYYMEDDLDINAKGVILKAFEQYRLKTCIDFKPWSGEANYIAIFKGTGCFSSVGNQRVGRQRLSIGKNCDRVATVEHEFLHALGFWHEQSRADRDDYVQIMWERISAGREHNFKVHNDTTSSSLGVPYDYGSMMHYSKTAFSKGSEPTIVTKINSFADVVGQRMEFSDSDLLKLSRLYNCTRGSTFLDSCDFERDNICGMIRGPGDREDWRRLSEAAGGPDADYSNMGKCTGSGYFMHFNTSTAIIGDTARLESRILYPKRGYQCLQFFFYNSGGPEDSLKIFAREYDNANPAGTLRLIATVDGPPQDLWQLHHVSLNVTKKFRVVFQGTKGAAGPSSGGLSLDDINISETACPEFTWRVKNFSHVMESTRLGTAIYSPPFTSKEGYTFQMKLYPSGKTDSPGRMAAYVNLVAREGDVGQTWPCRWKQMTMTLMDQHPHIQKRMSNQRSITTDPNKTSSGSSELFWDDPRKVGVEVTDTDGSKYFRGPGAGTSAYLTHLRAKSRDFIKGGDAIFMLSMEDASHLTASQPWPTSASPSPSSLNTAPATGTSSTRSPPDECAYVQCQNDGVCVQAQGKAVCRCAAGGDWWFYGDNCQHRGSTSESRTLALASSLSVLGVMLVVSATAAVCLKKKYKKRRFENSLVMGNSGRLA is encoded by the exons atgGCGGGAGGAACACCTGCGCGCGTATCATTGGCTCTTCACGCCGCGTGGCTCCTGTGTGGCGCCGCGCTGTGCGTG CCTAGAGAAATATTCCAAG ACTTTGACGTCGATGGCGGACGAGATCTCGATATTTTCGAAATCAATGAAG AAGCAGGGTTAAATCTGGTAGAAGGCGACATTGTGCTCGGCGAG AAACAAAGTAGGAACTCCGTCGTAGGCGAAGAGTACAGATGGCCCACGACCATCCCATACTACATGGAGGACGACCTGG ACATCAATGCAAAAGGTGTGATCCTGAAGGCCTTTGAGCAGTACCGCCTTAAGACCTGCATCGACTTCAAGCCGTGGAGTGGAGAAGCAAACTACATCGCCATCTTTAAAGGCACCGG CTGCTTCTCCTCGGTGGGCAACCAGCGTGTCGGCAGGCAGCGTCTGTCCATCGGCAAAAACTGCGACCGCGTCGCCACCGTCGAACACGAGTTCTTGCACGCTTTGGGCTTCTGGCACGAGCAGTCCAGAGCAGACCGGGACGACTACGTGCAAATCATGTGGGAGCGCATCTCAGCCG GCCGAGAGCACAACTTCAAGGTCCACAATGACACCACCTCCAGCTCGCTGGGCGTCCCCTACGACTACGGCTCCATGATGCACTACAGCAAGACTGCCTTCAGCAAGGGCTCCGAGCCCACCATCGTCACAAAGATCAACTCCTTCGCCGACGTCGTCGGCCAGAGGATGGAGTTCAGCGACAGCGACCTGCTCAAGCTGTCCCGCCTCTACAACTGCA CTCGGGGCTCCACCTTTCTGGACTCGTGCGACTTTGAACGGGATAACATCTGCGGGATGATTCGGGGGCCGGGGGACCGGGAGGACTGGCGCAGGCTATCCGAGGCAGCAGGGGGACCCGACGCAGATTACTCCAATATGGGAAAATGCACTG GATCTGGCTATTTCATGCACTTCAACACGAGCACGGCCATCATCGGCGACACGGCCCGTCTGGAGAGTCGAATCCTGTACCCCAAGCGAGGCTACCAATGTCTGCAGTTCTTCTTCTACAACAGCGGCGGCCCAGAGGATTCGCTCAAGATCTTCGCGCGGGAGTACGACAACGCTAACCCTGCTGGGACGCTGCGCTTGATCGCCACCGTCGACG GACCCCCTCAGGACCTGTGGCAGCTGCACCACGTCAGCCTGAACGTCACAAAGAAGTTCCGTGTGGTCTTCCAGGGCACCAAGGGAGCCGCGGGTCCATCTTCAGGTGGACTGTCTCTGGATGACATCAACATCTCGGAGACCGCGTGTCCCGAGTTCACGTGGCGCGTCAAGAACTTCAGCCATGTCATGGAGAGCACCCGCTTGGGCACGGCCATCTACAGTCCGCCCTTCACCTCCAAGGAGGGCTACACCTTCCAGATGAAGCTCTATCCCAGCGGGAAGACCGACTCTCCCGGGCGAATGGCGGCCTACGTGAACCTGGTGGCCCGCGAGGGGGACGTCGGGCAGACATGGCCTTGCCGTTGGAAACAAATGACCATGACGCTCATGGACCAGCACCCACACATCCAGAAACGCATGTCCAACCAGCGCAGCATCACCACCGATCCCAACAAGACGTCTTCAG GCAGCAGCGAGCTCTTCTGGGACGACCCTCGAAAGGTGGGCGTCGAGGTGACGGACACGGACGGCTCCAAGTACTTCCGGGGGCCCGGCGCCGGCACCTCAGCGTACCTCACCCACCTGAGAGCCAAGAGCAGGGACTTCATCAAGGGAGGGGACGCCATCTTTATGCTCAGCATGGAGG ACGCGTCTCATCTGACTGCAAGCCAACCTTGGCCTACAAGCGCAAGCCCTTCtccttcatccttgaacaccgcGCCCGCCACCGGCACCTCCAGCACCAGGTCGCCGCCGGATGAATGCGCGTACGTGCAGTGTCAGAATGACGGCGTGTGCGTGCAGGCGCAAGGGAAGGCTGTTTGCAG GTGTGCCGCGGGGGGCGACTGGTGGTTCTACGGCGACAACTGCCAGCACAGAGGCTCGACGTCGGAGAGCCGCACCCTCGCGCTGGCCTCCTCGTTGTCCGTGCTGGGAGTCATGCTGGTGGTGAGCGCGACCGCCGCCGTTTGCCTGAAGAAGAAGTACAAGAAGCGTCGTTTTGAGAATAGCCTGGTCATGGGGAACAGCGGCCGACTAGCATGA
- the mep1bb gene encoding meprin A subunit beta isoform X3: protein MTIGVRTVCSLDDFDVDGGRDLDIFEINEEAGLNLVEGDIVLGEKQSRNSVVGEEYRWPTTIPYYMEDDLDINAKGVILKAFEQYRLKTCIDFKPWSGEANYIAIFKGTGCFSSVGNQRVGRQRLSIGKNCDRVATVEHEFLHALGFWHEQSRADRDDYVQIMWERISAGREHNFKVHNDTTSSSLGVPYDYGSMMHYSKTAFSKGSEPTIVTKINSFADVVGQRMEFSDSDLLKLSRLYNCTRGSTFLDSCDFERDNICGMIRGPGDREDWRRLSEAAGGPDADYSNMGKCTGSGYFMHFNTSTAIIGDTARLESRILYPKRGYQCLQFFFYNSGGPEDSLKIFAREYDNANPAGTLRLIATVDGPPQDLWQLHHVSLNVTKKFRVVFQGTKGAAGPSSGGLSLDDINISETACPEFTWRVKNFSHVMESTRLGTAIYSPPFTSKEGYTFQMKLYPSGKTDSPGRMAAYVNLVAREGDVGQTWPCRWKQMTMTLMDQHPHIQKRMSNQRSITTDPNKTSSGSSELFWDDPRKVGVEVTDTDGSKYFRGPGAGTSAYLTHLRAKSRDFIKGGDAIFMLSMEDASHLTASQPWPTSASPSPSSLNTAPATGTSSTRSPPDECAYVQCQNDGVCVQAQGKAVCRCAAGGDWWFYGDNCQHRGSTSESRTLALASSLSVLGVMLVVSATAAVCLKKKYKKRRFENSLVMGNSGRLA from the exons ATGACAATTGGTGTCCGGACTGTTTGCAGCCTTGACG ACTTTGACGTCGATGGCGGACGAGATCTCGATATTTTCGAAATCAATGAAG AAGCAGGGTTAAATCTGGTAGAAGGCGACATTGTGCTCGGCGAG AAACAAAGTAGGAACTCCGTCGTAGGCGAAGAGTACAGATGGCCCACGACCATCCCATACTACATGGAGGACGACCTGG ACATCAATGCAAAAGGTGTGATCCTGAAGGCCTTTGAGCAGTACCGCCTTAAGACCTGCATCGACTTCAAGCCGTGGAGTGGAGAAGCAAACTACATCGCCATCTTTAAAGGCACCGG CTGCTTCTCCTCGGTGGGCAACCAGCGTGTCGGCAGGCAGCGTCTGTCCATCGGCAAAAACTGCGACCGCGTCGCCACCGTCGAACACGAGTTCTTGCACGCTTTGGGCTTCTGGCACGAGCAGTCCAGAGCAGACCGGGACGACTACGTGCAAATCATGTGGGAGCGCATCTCAGCCG GCCGAGAGCACAACTTCAAGGTCCACAATGACACCACCTCCAGCTCGCTGGGCGTCCCCTACGACTACGGCTCCATGATGCACTACAGCAAGACTGCCTTCAGCAAGGGCTCCGAGCCCACCATCGTCACAAAGATCAACTCCTTCGCCGACGTCGTCGGCCAGAGGATGGAGTTCAGCGACAGCGACCTGCTCAAGCTGTCCCGCCTCTACAACTGCA CTCGGGGCTCCACCTTTCTGGACTCGTGCGACTTTGAACGGGATAACATCTGCGGGATGATTCGGGGGCCGGGGGACCGGGAGGACTGGCGCAGGCTATCCGAGGCAGCAGGGGGACCCGACGCAGATTACTCCAATATGGGAAAATGCACTG GATCTGGCTATTTCATGCACTTCAACACGAGCACGGCCATCATCGGCGACACGGCCCGTCTGGAGAGTCGAATCCTGTACCCCAAGCGAGGCTACCAATGTCTGCAGTTCTTCTTCTACAACAGCGGCGGCCCAGAGGATTCGCTCAAGATCTTCGCGCGGGAGTACGACAACGCTAACCCTGCTGGGACGCTGCGCTTGATCGCCACCGTCGACG GACCCCCTCAGGACCTGTGGCAGCTGCACCACGTCAGCCTGAACGTCACAAAGAAGTTCCGTGTGGTCTTCCAGGGCACCAAGGGAGCCGCGGGTCCATCTTCAGGTGGACTGTCTCTGGATGACATCAACATCTCGGAGACCGCGTGTCCCGAGTTCACGTGGCGCGTCAAGAACTTCAGCCATGTCATGGAGAGCACCCGCTTGGGCACGGCCATCTACAGTCCGCCCTTCACCTCCAAGGAGGGCTACACCTTCCAGATGAAGCTCTATCCCAGCGGGAAGACCGACTCTCCCGGGCGAATGGCGGCCTACGTGAACCTGGTGGCCCGCGAGGGGGACGTCGGGCAGACATGGCCTTGCCGTTGGAAACAAATGACCATGACGCTCATGGACCAGCACCCACACATCCAGAAACGCATGTCCAACCAGCGCAGCATCACCACCGATCCCAACAAGACGTCTTCAG GCAGCAGCGAGCTCTTCTGGGACGACCCTCGAAAGGTGGGCGTCGAGGTGACGGACACGGACGGCTCCAAGTACTTCCGGGGGCCCGGCGCCGGCACCTCAGCGTACCTCACCCACCTGAGAGCCAAGAGCAGGGACTTCATCAAGGGAGGGGACGCCATCTTTATGCTCAGCATGGAGG ACGCGTCTCATCTGACTGCAAGCCAACCTTGGCCTACAAGCGCAAGCCCTTCtccttcatccttgaacaccgcGCCCGCCACCGGCACCTCCAGCACCAGGTCGCCGCCGGATGAATGCGCGTACGTGCAGTGTCAGAATGACGGCGTGTGCGTGCAGGCGCAAGGGAAGGCTGTTTGCAG GTGTGCCGCGGGGGGCGACTGGTGGTTCTACGGCGACAACTGCCAGCACAGAGGCTCGACGTCGGAGAGCCGCACCCTCGCGCTGGCCTCCTCGTTGTCCGTGCTGGGAGTCATGCTGGTGGTGAGCGCGACCGCCGCCGTTTGCCTGAAGAAGAAGTACAAGAAGCGTCGTTTTGAGAATAGCCTGGTCATGGGGAACAGCGGCCGACTAGCATGA
- the mep1bb gene encoding meprin A subunit beta isoform X1 yields the protein MHLTLNERSLTTSRRTLTLTWREEHLRAYHWLFTPRGSCVAPRCACLEKYSKTLTSMADEISIFSKSMKKQSRNSVVGEEYRWPTTIPYYMEDDLDINAKGVILKAFEQYRLKTCIDFKPWSGEANYIAIFKGTGCFSSVGNQRVGRQRLSIGKNCDRVATVEHEFLHALGFWHEQSRADRDDYVQIMWERISAGREHNFKVHNDTTSSSLGVPYDYGSMMHYSKTAFSKGSEPTIVTKINSFADVVGQRMEFSDSDLLKLSRLYNCTRGSTFLDSCDFERDNICGMIRGPGDREDWRRLSEAAGGPDADYSNMGKCTGSGYFMHFNTSTAIIGDTARLESRILYPKRGYQCLQFFFYNSGGPEDSLKIFAREYDNANPAGTLRLIATVDGPPQDLWQLHHVSLNVTKKFRVVFQGTKGAAGPSSGGLSLDDINISETACPEFTWRVKNFSHVMESTRLGTAIYSPPFTSKEGYTFQMKLYPSGKTDSPGRMAAYVNLVAREGDVGQTWPCRWKQMTMTLMDQHPHIQKRMSNQRSITTDPNKTSSGSSELFWDDPRKVGVEVTDTDGSKYFRGPGAGTSAYLTHLRAKSRDFIKGGDAIFMLSMEDASHLTASQPWPTSASPSPSSLNTAPATGTSSTRSPPDECAYVQCQNDGVCVQAQGKAVCRCAAGGDWWFYGDNCQHRGSTSESRTLALASSLSVLGVMLVVSATAAVCLKKKYKKRRFENSLVMGNSGRLA from the exons ATGCACCTGACACTAAACGAGCGCTCCCTTACAACATCCCGacgaaccctaaccctaacatgGCGGGAGGAACACCTGCGCGCGTATCATTGGCTCTTCACGCCGCGTGGCTCCTGTGTGGCGCCGCGCTGTGCGTG CCTAGAGAAATATTCCAAG ACTTTGACGTCGATGGCGGACGAGATCTCGATATTTTCGAAATCAATGAAG AAACAAAGTAGGAACTCCGTCGTAGGCGAAGAGTACAGATGGCCCACGACCATCCCATACTACATGGAGGACGACCTGG ACATCAATGCAAAAGGTGTGATCCTGAAGGCCTTTGAGCAGTACCGCCTTAAGACCTGCATCGACTTCAAGCCGTGGAGTGGAGAAGCAAACTACATCGCCATCTTTAAAGGCACCGG CTGCTTCTCCTCGGTGGGCAACCAGCGTGTCGGCAGGCAGCGTCTGTCCATCGGCAAAAACTGCGACCGCGTCGCCACCGTCGAACACGAGTTCTTGCACGCTTTGGGCTTCTGGCACGAGCAGTCCAGAGCAGACCGGGACGACTACGTGCAAATCATGTGGGAGCGCATCTCAGCCG GCCGAGAGCACAACTTCAAGGTCCACAATGACACCACCTCCAGCTCGCTGGGCGTCCCCTACGACTACGGCTCCATGATGCACTACAGCAAGACTGCCTTCAGCAAGGGCTCCGAGCCCACCATCGTCACAAAGATCAACTCCTTCGCCGACGTCGTCGGCCAGAGGATGGAGTTCAGCGACAGCGACCTGCTCAAGCTGTCCCGCCTCTACAACTGCA CTCGGGGCTCCACCTTTCTGGACTCGTGCGACTTTGAACGGGATAACATCTGCGGGATGATTCGGGGGCCGGGGGACCGGGAGGACTGGCGCAGGCTATCCGAGGCAGCAGGGGGACCCGACGCAGATTACTCCAATATGGGAAAATGCACTG GATCTGGCTATTTCATGCACTTCAACACGAGCACGGCCATCATCGGCGACACGGCCCGTCTGGAGAGTCGAATCCTGTACCCCAAGCGAGGCTACCAATGTCTGCAGTTCTTCTTCTACAACAGCGGCGGCCCAGAGGATTCGCTCAAGATCTTCGCGCGGGAGTACGACAACGCTAACCCTGCTGGGACGCTGCGCTTGATCGCCACCGTCGACG GACCCCCTCAGGACCTGTGGCAGCTGCACCACGTCAGCCTGAACGTCACAAAGAAGTTCCGTGTGGTCTTCCAGGGCACCAAGGGAGCCGCGGGTCCATCTTCAGGTGGACTGTCTCTGGATGACATCAACATCTCGGAGACCGCGTGTCCCGAGTTCACGTGGCGCGTCAAGAACTTCAGCCATGTCATGGAGAGCACCCGCTTGGGCACGGCCATCTACAGTCCGCCCTTCACCTCCAAGGAGGGCTACACCTTCCAGATGAAGCTCTATCCCAGCGGGAAGACCGACTCTCCCGGGCGAATGGCGGCCTACGTGAACCTGGTGGCCCGCGAGGGGGACGTCGGGCAGACATGGCCTTGCCGTTGGAAACAAATGACCATGACGCTCATGGACCAGCACCCACACATCCAGAAACGCATGTCCAACCAGCGCAGCATCACCACCGATCCCAACAAGACGTCTTCAG GCAGCAGCGAGCTCTTCTGGGACGACCCTCGAAAGGTGGGCGTCGAGGTGACGGACACGGACGGCTCCAAGTACTTCCGGGGGCCCGGCGCCGGCACCTCAGCGTACCTCACCCACCTGAGAGCCAAGAGCAGGGACTTCATCAAGGGAGGGGACGCCATCTTTATGCTCAGCATGGAGG ACGCGTCTCATCTGACTGCAAGCCAACCTTGGCCTACAAGCGCAAGCCCTTCtccttcatccttgaacaccgcGCCCGCCACCGGCACCTCCAGCACCAGGTCGCCGCCGGATGAATGCGCGTACGTGCAGTGTCAGAATGACGGCGTGTGCGTGCAGGCGCAAGGGAAGGCTGTTTGCAG GTGTGCCGCGGGGGGCGACTGGTGGTTCTACGGCGACAACTGCCAGCACAGAGGCTCGACGTCGGAGAGCCGCACCCTCGCGCTGGCCTCCTCGTTGTCCGTGCTGGGAGTCATGCTGGTGGTGAGCGCGACCGCCGCCGTTTGCCTGAAGAAGAAGTACAAGAAGCGTCGTTTTGAGAATAGCCTGGTCATGGGGAACAGCGGCCGACTAGCATGA
- the mep1bb gene encoding meprin A subunit beta isoform X5, which translates to MADEISIFSKSMKKQSRNSVVGEEYRWPTTIPYYMEDDLDINAKGVILKAFEQYRLKTCIDFKPWSGEANYIAIFKGTGCFSSVGNQRVGRQRLSIGKNCDRVATVEHEFLHALGFWHEQSRADRDDYVQIMWERISAGREHNFKVHNDTTSSSLGVPYDYGSMMHYSKTAFSKGSEPTIVTKINSFADVVGQRMEFSDSDLLKLSRLYNCTRGSTFLDSCDFERDNICGMIRGPGDREDWRRLSEAAGGPDADYSNMGKCTGSGYFMHFNTSTAIIGDTARLESRILYPKRGYQCLQFFFYNSGGPEDSLKIFAREYDNANPAGTLRLIATVDGPPQDLWQLHHVSLNVTKKFRVVFQGTKGAAGPSSGGLSLDDINISETACPEFTWRVKNFSHVMESTRLGTAIYSPPFTSKEGYTFQMKLYPSGKTDSPGRMAAYVNLVAREGDVGQTWPCRWKQMTMTLMDQHPHIQKRMSNQRSITTDPNKTSSGSSELFWDDPRKVGVEVTDTDGSKYFRGPGAGTSAYLTHLRAKSRDFIKGGDAIFMLSMEDASHLTASQPWPTSASPSPSSLNTAPATGTSSTRSPPDECAYVQCQNDGVCVQAQGKAVCRCAAGGDWWFYGDNCQHRGSTSESRTLALASSLSVLGVMLVVSATAAVCLKKKYKKRRFENSLVMGNSGRLA; encoded by the exons ATGGCGGACGAGATCTCGATATTTTCGAAATCAATGAAG AAACAAAGTAGGAACTCCGTCGTAGGCGAAGAGTACAGATGGCCCACGACCATCCCATACTACATGGAGGACGACCTGG ACATCAATGCAAAAGGTGTGATCCTGAAGGCCTTTGAGCAGTACCGCCTTAAGACCTGCATCGACTTCAAGCCGTGGAGTGGAGAAGCAAACTACATCGCCATCTTTAAAGGCACCGG CTGCTTCTCCTCGGTGGGCAACCAGCGTGTCGGCAGGCAGCGTCTGTCCATCGGCAAAAACTGCGACCGCGTCGCCACCGTCGAACACGAGTTCTTGCACGCTTTGGGCTTCTGGCACGAGCAGTCCAGAGCAGACCGGGACGACTACGTGCAAATCATGTGGGAGCGCATCTCAGCCG GCCGAGAGCACAACTTCAAGGTCCACAATGACACCACCTCCAGCTCGCTGGGCGTCCCCTACGACTACGGCTCCATGATGCACTACAGCAAGACTGCCTTCAGCAAGGGCTCCGAGCCCACCATCGTCACAAAGATCAACTCCTTCGCCGACGTCGTCGGCCAGAGGATGGAGTTCAGCGACAGCGACCTGCTCAAGCTGTCCCGCCTCTACAACTGCA CTCGGGGCTCCACCTTTCTGGACTCGTGCGACTTTGAACGGGATAACATCTGCGGGATGATTCGGGGGCCGGGGGACCGGGAGGACTGGCGCAGGCTATCCGAGGCAGCAGGGGGACCCGACGCAGATTACTCCAATATGGGAAAATGCACTG GATCTGGCTATTTCATGCACTTCAACACGAGCACGGCCATCATCGGCGACACGGCCCGTCTGGAGAGTCGAATCCTGTACCCCAAGCGAGGCTACCAATGTCTGCAGTTCTTCTTCTACAACAGCGGCGGCCCAGAGGATTCGCTCAAGATCTTCGCGCGGGAGTACGACAACGCTAACCCTGCTGGGACGCTGCGCTTGATCGCCACCGTCGACG GACCCCCTCAGGACCTGTGGCAGCTGCACCACGTCAGCCTGAACGTCACAAAGAAGTTCCGTGTGGTCTTCCAGGGCACCAAGGGAGCCGCGGGTCCATCTTCAGGTGGACTGTCTCTGGATGACATCAACATCTCGGAGACCGCGTGTCCCGAGTTCACGTGGCGCGTCAAGAACTTCAGCCATGTCATGGAGAGCACCCGCTTGGGCACGGCCATCTACAGTCCGCCCTTCACCTCCAAGGAGGGCTACACCTTCCAGATGAAGCTCTATCCCAGCGGGAAGACCGACTCTCCCGGGCGAATGGCGGCCTACGTGAACCTGGTGGCCCGCGAGGGGGACGTCGGGCAGACATGGCCTTGCCGTTGGAAACAAATGACCATGACGCTCATGGACCAGCACCCACACATCCAGAAACGCATGTCCAACCAGCGCAGCATCACCACCGATCCCAACAAGACGTCTTCAG GCAGCAGCGAGCTCTTCTGGGACGACCCTCGAAAGGTGGGCGTCGAGGTGACGGACACGGACGGCTCCAAGTACTTCCGGGGGCCCGGCGCCGGCACCTCAGCGTACCTCACCCACCTGAGAGCCAAGAGCAGGGACTTCATCAAGGGAGGGGACGCCATCTTTATGCTCAGCATGGAGG ACGCGTCTCATCTGACTGCAAGCCAACCTTGGCCTACAAGCGCAAGCCCTTCtccttcatccttgaacaccgcGCCCGCCACCGGCACCTCCAGCACCAGGTCGCCGCCGGATGAATGCGCGTACGTGCAGTGTCAGAATGACGGCGTGTGCGTGCAGGCGCAAGGGAAGGCTGTTTGCAG GTGTGCCGCGGGGGGCGACTGGTGGTTCTACGGCGACAACTGCCAGCACAGAGGCTCGACGTCGGAGAGCCGCACCCTCGCGCTGGCCTCCTCGTTGTCCGTGCTGGGAGTCATGCTGGTGGTGAGCGCGACCGCCGCCGTTTGCCTGAAGAAGAAGTACAAGAAGCGTCGTTTTGAGAATAGCCTGGTCATGGGGAACAGCGGCCGACTAGCATGA
- the mep1bb gene encoding meprin A subunit beta isoform X4: MTQPSGQILEKYSKTLTSMADEISIFSKSMKKQSRNSVVGEEYRWPTTIPYYMEDDLDINAKGVILKAFEQYRLKTCIDFKPWSGEANYIAIFKGTGCFSSVGNQRVGRQRLSIGKNCDRVATVEHEFLHALGFWHEQSRADRDDYVQIMWERISAGREHNFKVHNDTTSSSLGVPYDYGSMMHYSKTAFSKGSEPTIVTKINSFADVVGQRMEFSDSDLLKLSRLYNCTRGSTFLDSCDFERDNICGMIRGPGDREDWRRLSEAAGGPDADYSNMGKCTGSGYFMHFNTSTAIIGDTARLESRILYPKRGYQCLQFFFYNSGGPEDSLKIFAREYDNANPAGTLRLIATVDGPPQDLWQLHHVSLNVTKKFRVVFQGTKGAAGPSSGGLSLDDINISETACPEFTWRVKNFSHVMESTRLGTAIYSPPFTSKEGYTFQMKLYPSGKTDSPGRMAAYVNLVAREGDVGQTWPCRWKQMTMTLMDQHPHIQKRMSNQRSITTDPNKTSSGSSELFWDDPRKVGVEVTDTDGSKYFRGPGAGTSAYLTHLRAKSRDFIKGGDAIFMLSMEDASHLTASQPWPTSASPSPSSLNTAPATGTSSTRSPPDECAYVQCQNDGVCVQAQGKAVCRCAAGGDWWFYGDNCQHRGSTSESRTLALASSLSVLGVMLVVSATAAVCLKKKYKKRRFENSLVMGNSGRLA; this comes from the exons ATGACTCAACCATCGGGCCAAAT CCTAGAGAAATATTCCAAG ACTTTGACGTCGATGGCGGACGAGATCTCGATATTTTCGAAATCAATGAAG AAACAAAGTAGGAACTCCGTCGTAGGCGAAGAGTACAGATGGCCCACGACCATCCCATACTACATGGAGGACGACCTGG ACATCAATGCAAAAGGTGTGATCCTGAAGGCCTTTGAGCAGTACCGCCTTAAGACCTGCATCGACTTCAAGCCGTGGAGTGGAGAAGCAAACTACATCGCCATCTTTAAAGGCACCGG CTGCTTCTCCTCGGTGGGCAACCAGCGTGTCGGCAGGCAGCGTCTGTCCATCGGCAAAAACTGCGACCGCGTCGCCACCGTCGAACACGAGTTCTTGCACGCTTTGGGCTTCTGGCACGAGCAGTCCAGAGCAGACCGGGACGACTACGTGCAAATCATGTGGGAGCGCATCTCAGCCG GCCGAGAGCACAACTTCAAGGTCCACAATGACACCACCTCCAGCTCGCTGGGCGTCCCCTACGACTACGGCTCCATGATGCACTACAGCAAGACTGCCTTCAGCAAGGGCTCCGAGCCCACCATCGTCACAAAGATCAACTCCTTCGCCGACGTCGTCGGCCAGAGGATGGAGTTCAGCGACAGCGACCTGCTCAAGCTGTCCCGCCTCTACAACTGCA CTCGGGGCTCCACCTTTCTGGACTCGTGCGACTTTGAACGGGATAACATCTGCGGGATGATTCGGGGGCCGGGGGACCGGGAGGACTGGCGCAGGCTATCCGAGGCAGCAGGGGGACCCGACGCAGATTACTCCAATATGGGAAAATGCACTG GATCTGGCTATTTCATGCACTTCAACACGAGCACGGCCATCATCGGCGACACGGCCCGTCTGGAGAGTCGAATCCTGTACCCCAAGCGAGGCTACCAATGTCTGCAGTTCTTCTTCTACAACAGCGGCGGCCCAGAGGATTCGCTCAAGATCTTCGCGCGGGAGTACGACAACGCTAACCCTGCTGGGACGCTGCGCTTGATCGCCACCGTCGACG GACCCCCTCAGGACCTGTGGCAGCTGCACCACGTCAGCCTGAACGTCACAAAGAAGTTCCGTGTGGTCTTCCAGGGCACCAAGGGAGCCGCGGGTCCATCTTCAGGTGGACTGTCTCTGGATGACATCAACATCTCGGAGACCGCGTGTCCCGAGTTCACGTGGCGCGTCAAGAACTTCAGCCATGTCATGGAGAGCACCCGCTTGGGCACGGCCATCTACAGTCCGCCCTTCACCTCCAAGGAGGGCTACACCTTCCAGATGAAGCTCTATCCCAGCGGGAAGACCGACTCTCCCGGGCGAATGGCGGCCTACGTGAACCTGGTGGCCCGCGAGGGGGACGTCGGGCAGACATGGCCTTGCCGTTGGAAACAAATGACCATGACGCTCATGGACCAGCACCCACACATCCAGAAACGCATGTCCAACCAGCGCAGCATCACCACCGATCCCAACAAGACGTCTTCAG GCAGCAGCGAGCTCTTCTGGGACGACCCTCGAAAGGTGGGCGTCGAGGTGACGGACACGGACGGCTCCAAGTACTTCCGGGGGCCCGGCGCCGGCACCTCAGCGTACCTCACCCACCTGAGAGCCAAGAGCAGGGACTTCATCAAGGGAGGGGACGCCATCTTTATGCTCAGCATGGAGG ACGCGTCTCATCTGACTGCAAGCCAACCTTGGCCTACAAGCGCAAGCCCTTCtccttcatccttgaacaccgcGCCCGCCACCGGCACCTCCAGCACCAGGTCGCCGCCGGATGAATGCGCGTACGTGCAGTGTCAGAATGACGGCGTGTGCGTGCAGGCGCAAGGGAAGGCTGTTTGCAG GTGTGCCGCGGGGGGCGACTGGTGGTTCTACGGCGACAACTGCCAGCACAGAGGCTCGACGTCGGAGAGCCGCACCCTCGCGCTGGCCTCCTCGTTGTCCGTGCTGGGAGTCATGCTGGTGGTGAGCGCGACCGCCGCCGTTTGCCTGAAGAAGAAGTACAAGAAGCGTCGTTTTGAGAATAGCCTGGTCATGGGGAACAGCGGCCGACTAGCATGA